The following coding sequences lie in one Drosophila bipectinata strain 14024-0381.07 chromosome XR, DbipHiC1v2, whole genome shotgun sequence genomic window:
- the LOC108119474 gene encoding uncharacterized protein isoform X2 translates to MEEKKVYQDTTRPLPKSSRNRYYNKHDKSDLGPDFVAPDAGWAWLVCVAAGVSNLSIYPCLQQFGFLFRGRLADLGMSSSQITTIINTNPAVSACTGLLNGPMFRRFTFRQVAMAGSLCISGGIILTAFCETFLGYMFAYALLFGFGMGISVSASSLAINTYFQHKRRRAAGFSWTITGLGPIFLPYLVTFLLTLYGVLGTTLLFAALSLHSFVCALIYQPVRYHTKPGEAQVRDLEQQPEVLCPHCAWQQKREPGGIFSSQYLCQDDDAQRPGYEICEPGTPMLSRANDGWFGSRLSLTSGRLRFRTISSSKDLEQTQRLHCPISEERNPREEDELGEDQESGPDFLKPNNFRRERVESNLEAKLYCRCDEIRKELYNNNNIQDKVKENEEKAEKDVDAKHDPQMSFLSKVVTFFDLDLLRDFTFVNLVAGLTIINFGELNFSILTPFILADFGFETRQITLAMSILAGLDITMRFLVPFLTEKIPWDNRVFFLIGVVGIAIGRTVVACTRSYSMILASFVWIGLCKGIRTIFWPLIIPGYVPLNRLPGASGLQLLISGIFTLVGGPFVGLVRDRYDYSVTLHCLNMMSFVAAASWALEALIRRHRRKHRLVES, encoded by the exons ATGGAGGAGAAGAAGGTATATCAGGATACGACGAGACCGCTGCCGAAAtcatccagaaatcgttaTTACAACAAACATGATAAGAGCGATTTGGGTCCGGATTTCGTAGCTCCGGACGCAGGATGGGCGTGGCTAGTGTGTGTGGCCGCCGGAGTATCAAAT CTATCCATATATCCCTGCCTGCAACAGTTTGGGTTTCTTTTTCGGGGACGTTTGGCAGACCTGGGAATGTCCAGTTCACAAATTACGACCATTATCAATACAAATCCGGCCGTATCGGCCTGTACGGGTCTGTTGAATGGCCCCATGTTCCGGCGCTTCACTTTCCGGCAAGTGGCCATGGCCGGATCCCTGTGCATATCCGGCGGAATTATTCTGACCGCCTTCTGTGAGACTTTTTTGGGGTATATGTTTGCTTATGCTCTGCTTTTTG gcTTCGGAATGGGAATCAGCGTGAGTGCCTCCTCGCTGGCCATCAACACTTACTTCCAGCACAAGCGCCGCCGCGCAGCCGGATTCTCGTGGACGATCACCGGACTggggccgatcttcctgccctACCTGGTGACCTTTCTGCTGACCCTCTATGGCGTCCTGGGCACAACCCTGCTCTTTGCCGCCCTGTCCCTGCACTCGTTTGTGTGCGCCTTGATCTACCAACCAGTCAGATACCATACCAAGCCCGGCGAGGCTCAGGTTCGGGATCTGGAGCAGCAGCCGGAGGTCTTGTGTCCGCACTGCGCCTGGCAACAGAAACGAGAGCCGGGCGGGATATTCTCCAGCCAGTATCTGTGCCAGGACGACGACGCCCAGCGACCGGGATACGAGATCTGTGAGCCGGGAACGCCGATGCTATCACGGGCCAATGACGGATGGTTCGGATCCCGGTTGTCCTTGACGTCGGGCCGCTTGCGTTTCCGCACCATTTCCAGTTCCAAGGACCTGGAGCAGACCCAACGACTGCACTGTCCCATCAGCGAGGAGCGCAATCCTCGGGAGGAGGACGAGTTGGGTGAGGACCAGGAATCGGGACCGGACTTCCTCAAGCCTAATAATTTCCGCCGCGAGCGTGTGGAGTCCAATTTGGAAGCAAAATTATATTGTCGTTGCGACGAGATACGCAAGGAGctgtacaacaacaacaacatccaGGATAAAGTCAaggaaaatgaagaaaaagCTGAGAAGGATGTGGATGCGAAGCACGACCCCCAAATGAGCTTTCTTAGCAAAGTGGTGACCTTCTTTGATCTGGATCTCTTGAGGGACTTTACATTCGTGAATCTGGTGGCAGGACTAACCATCATCAATTTCGGGGAACTAAACTTCTCCATCCTAACACCCTTCATCCTGGCCGACTTTGGCTTCGAAACTCGCCAGATCACACTGGCCATGTCGATACTGGCCGGCCTGGATATAACCATGAGGTTTTTAGTTCCGTTTCTAACCGAAAAGATACCCTGGGATAATCGGGTATTCTTCCTTATCGGTGTGGTGGGCATTGCCATTGGCAGGACTGTGGTGGCCTGCACCAGATCCTACTCTATGATCCTGGCCAGCTTCGTTTGGATCggcctctgcaagggtattcGCACCATTTTCTGGCCTCTGATCATTCCCGGCTATGTGCCGTTGAATCGCCTGCCGGGCGCCTCTGGATTACAACTACTCATCTCAGGAATTTTCACCCTAGTGGGTGGTCCTTTTGTGG GTCTAGTGCGTGATCGTTACGACTATTCGGTAACCCTGCACTGTCTCAATATGATGTCCTTTGTGGCAGCTGCATCCTGGGCCCTGGAGGCCCTGATTCGACGCCATCGTCGCAAGCACCGTTTGGTTGAAAGCTAA
- the LOC108119474 gene encoding uncharacterized protein isoform X1 gives MERTMEEKKVYQDTTRPLPKSSRNRYYNKHDKSDLGPDFVAPDAGWAWLVCVAAGVSNLSIYPCLQQFGFLFRGRLADLGMSSSQITTIINTNPAVSACTGLLNGPMFRRFTFRQVAMAGSLCISGGIILTAFCETFLGYMFAYALLFGFGMGISVSASSLAINTYFQHKRRRAAGFSWTITGLGPIFLPYLVTFLLTLYGVLGTTLLFAALSLHSFVCALIYQPVRYHTKPGEAQVRDLEQQPEVLCPHCAWQQKREPGGIFSSQYLCQDDDAQRPGYEICEPGTPMLSRANDGWFGSRLSLTSGRLRFRTISSSKDLEQTQRLHCPISEERNPREEDELGEDQESGPDFLKPNNFRRERVESNLEAKLYCRCDEIRKELYNNNNIQDKVKENEEKAEKDVDAKHDPQMSFLSKVVTFFDLDLLRDFTFVNLVAGLTIINFGELNFSILTPFILADFGFETRQITLAMSILAGLDITMRFLVPFLTEKIPWDNRVFFLIGVVGIAIGRTVVACTRSYSMILASFVWIGLCKGIRTIFWPLIIPGYVPLNRLPGASGLQLLISGIFTLVGGPFVGLVRDRYDYSVTLHCLNMMSFVAAASWALEALIRRHRRKHRLVES, from the exons ATGGAG AGAACTATGGAGGAGAAGAAGGTATATCAGGATACGACGAGACCGCTGCCGAAAtcatccagaaatcgttaTTACAACAAACATGATAAGAGCGATTTGGGTCCGGATTTCGTAGCTCCGGACGCAGGATGGGCGTGGCTAGTGTGTGTGGCCGCCGGAGTATCAAAT CTATCCATATATCCCTGCCTGCAACAGTTTGGGTTTCTTTTTCGGGGACGTTTGGCAGACCTGGGAATGTCCAGTTCACAAATTACGACCATTATCAATACAAATCCGGCCGTATCGGCCTGTACGGGTCTGTTGAATGGCCCCATGTTCCGGCGCTTCACTTTCCGGCAAGTGGCCATGGCCGGATCCCTGTGCATATCCGGCGGAATTATTCTGACCGCCTTCTGTGAGACTTTTTTGGGGTATATGTTTGCTTATGCTCTGCTTTTTG gcTTCGGAATGGGAATCAGCGTGAGTGCCTCCTCGCTGGCCATCAACACTTACTTCCAGCACAAGCGCCGCCGCGCAGCCGGATTCTCGTGGACGATCACCGGACTggggccgatcttcctgccctACCTGGTGACCTTTCTGCTGACCCTCTATGGCGTCCTGGGCACAACCCTGCTCTTTGCCGCCCTGTCCCTGCACTCGTTTGTGTGCGCCTTGATCTACCAACCAGTCAGATACCATACCAAGCCCGGCGAGGCTCAGGTTCGGGATCTGGAGCAGCAGCCGGAGGTCTTGTGTCCGCACTGCGCCTGGCAACAGAAACGAGAGCCGGGCGGGATATTCTCCAGCCAGTATCTGTGCCAGGACGACGACGCCCAGCGACCGGGATACGAGATCTGTGAGCCGGGAACGCCGATGCTATCACGGGCCAATGACGGATGGTTCGGATCCCGGTTGTCCTTGACGTCGGGCCGCTTGCGTTTCCGCACCATTTCCAGTTCCAAGGACCTGGAGCAGACCCAACGACTGCACTGTCCCATCAGCGAGGAGCGCAATCCTCGGGAGGAGGACGAGTTGGGTGAGGACCAGGAATCGGGACCGGACTTCCTCAAGCCTAATAATTTCCGCCGCGAGCGTGTGGAGTCCAATTTGGAAGCAAAATTATATTGTCGTTGCGACGAGATACGCAAGGAGctgtacaacaacaacaacatccaGGATAAAGTCAaggaaaatgaagaaaaagCTGAGAAGGATGTGGATGCGAAGCACGACCCCCAAATGAGCTTTCTTAGCAAAGTGGTGACCTTCTTTGATCTGGATCTCTTGAGGGACTTTACATTCGTGAATCTGGTGGCAGGACTAACCATCATCAATTTCGGGGAACTAAACTTCTCCATCCTAACACCCTTCATCCTGGCCGACTTTGGCTTCGAAACTCGCCAGATCACACTGGCCATGTCGATACTGGCCGGCCTGGATATAACCATGAGGTTTTTAGTTCCGTTTCTAACCGAAAAGATACCCTGGGATAATCGGGTATTCTTCCTTATCGGTGTGGTGGGCATTGCCATTGGCAGGACTGTGGTGGCCTGCACCAGATCCTACTCTATGATCCTGGCCAGCTTCGTTTGGATCggcctctgcaagggtattcGCACCATTTTCTGGCCTCTGATCATTCCCGGCTATGTGCCGTTGAATCGCCTGCCGGGCGCCTCTGGATTACAACTACTCATCTCAGGAATTTTCACCCTAGTGGGTGGTCCTTTTGTGG GTCTAGTGCGTGATCGTTACGACTATTCGGTAACCCTGCACTGTCTCAATATGATGTCCTTTGTGGCAGCTGCATCCTGGGCCCTGGAGGCCCTGATTCGACGCCATCGTCGCAAGCACCGTTTGGTTGAAAGCTAA
- the LOC122320958 gene encoding polyamine-modulated factor 1-binding protein 1-like has translation MKILPVVLISAAFFIFGALASGDVIPVSDDFSSKINLNSVPQSQSVTEGQEVEWKAVFYPMVKPLMKYVEECHDKESQFKKEYSELQKKYTDLQESYSDLQRRELEKSTLISHLQKDKSDLQNREYSELQKKYTDLQQKGLENYDQLSKFQKNYSDLQKEYSDLQKSHLDLRNRKVIEVENLKSQIGSKNVEIKLLKDQISELNKTNELATKILRDDIAKLGEILRKKNSDNGTASPLPIRTVQQQPPPSKGSSKKSKFQVQIHLKWSVTQMRRLVLVG, from the exons ATGAAGATCCTTCCTGTAGTGCTCATTTCTGCAGCTTTTTTCATTTTCGGCGCCCTGGCATCGGGTGACGTAATACCCGTTTCGGATGATTTTAGttcgaaaattaatttaaattcagTTCCACAGTCCCAATCGGTAACTGAAGGCCAAGAGGTTGAGTGGAAGGCGGTCTTTTATCCGATGGTAAAGCCCCTCATGAAGTATGTCGAGGAGTGTCATGACAAGGAATCGCAGTTCAAAAAAGAATACTCAGAGTTGCAGAAAAAGTACACGGACTTGCAGGAAAGCTATTCCGACTTGCAAAGAAGGGAACTGGAGAAGTCTACCCTTATATCACATTTACAAAAGGATAAATCGGACTTGCAAAATAGGGAATACTCAGAGTTGCAGAAAAAGTACACGGACTTGCAGCAAAAGGGTCTGGAAAATTATGACCAGTTATCAAAGTTCCAGAAAAACTACTCCGACTTGCAGAAAGAGTATTCAGAtttgcagaaaagccatttGGACTTGCGGAACAGGAAGGTGATTGAAGTTGAAAATCTAAAATCTCAAATTGGTTCAAAAAACGTGGAGATCAAATTACTAAAAGATCAAATAagtgaattaaataaaacaaatgaacTTGCTACAAAAATACTCCGCGACGACATTGCCAAATTGGGCGAAATATTGAGGAAAAAAAATTCGGATAATGGAACAGCAAGTCCATTACCAATCAGGACAGTCCAGCAACAACCTCCACCCTCCAAAG GATCGTCCAAGAAATCCAAATTCCAGGTTCAGATCCATTTAAAGTGGTCTGTTACTCAAATGAGGAGATTGGTTCTGGTTGGATGA
- the LOC108119474 gene encoding uncharacterized protein isoform X3: protein MSSSQITTIINTNPAVSACTGLLNGPMFRRFTFRQVAMAGSLCISGGIILTAFCETFLGYMFAYALLFGFGMGISVSASSLAINTYFQHKRRRAAGFSWTITGLGPIFLPYLVTFLLTLYGVLGTTLLFAALSLHSFVCALIYQPVRYHTKPGEAQVRDLEQQPEVLCPHCAWQQKREPGGIFSSQYLCQDDDAQRPGYEICEPGTPMLSRANDGWFGSRLSLTSGRLRFRTISSSKDLEQTQRLHCPISEERNPREEDELGEDQESGPDFLKPNNFRRERVESNLEAKLYCRCDEIRKELYNNNNIQDKVKENEEKAEKDVDAKHDPQMSFLSKVVTFFDLDLLRDFTFVNLVAGLTIINFGELNFSILTPFILADFGFETRQITLAMSILAGLDITMRFLVPFLTEKIPWDNRVFFLIGVVGIAIGRTVVACTRSYSMILASFVWIGLCKGIRTIFWPLIIPGYVPLNRLPGASGLQLLISGIFTLVGGPFVGLVRDRYDYSVTLHCLNMMSFVAAASWALEALIRRHRRKHRLVES, encoded by the exons ATGTCCAGTTCACAAATTACGACCATTATCAATACAAATCCGGCCGTATCGGCCTGTACGGGTCTGTTGAATGGCCCCATGTTCCGGCGCTTCACTTTCCGGCAAGTGGCCATGGCCGGATCCCTGTGCATATCCGGCGGAATTATTCTGACCGCCTTCTGTGAGACTTTTTTGGGGTATATGTTTGCTTATGCTCTGCTTTTTG gcTTCGGAATGGGAATCAGCGTGAGTGCCTCCTCGCTGGCCATCAACACTTACTTCCAGCACAAGCGCCGCCGCGCAGCCGGATTCTCGTGGACGATCACCGGACTggggccgatcttcctgccctACCTGGTGACCTTTCTGCTGACCCTCTATGGCGTCCTGGGCACAACCCTGCTCTTTGCCGCCCTGTCCCTGCACTCGTTTGTGTGCGCCTTGATCTACCAACCAGTCAGATACCATACCAAGCCCGGCGAGGCTCAGGTTCGGGATCTGGAGCAGCAGCCGGAGGTCTTGTGTCCGCACTGCGCCTGGCAACAGAAACGAGAGCCGGGCGGGATATTCTCCAGCCAGTATCTGTGCCAGGACGACGACGCCCAGCGACCGGGATACGAGATCTGTGAGCCGGGAACGCCGATGCTATCACGGGCCAATGACGGATGGTTCGGATCCCGGTTGTCCTTGACGTCGGGCCGCTTGCGTTTCCGCACCATTTCCAGTTCCAAGGACCTGGAGCAGACCCAACGACTGCACTGTCCCATCAGCGAGGAGCGCAATCCTCGGGAGGAGGACGAGTTGGGTGAGGACCAGGAATCGGGACCGGACTTCCTCAAGCCTAATAATTTCCGCCGCGAGCGTGTGGAGTCCAATTTGGAAGCAAAATTATATTGTCGTTGCGACGAGATACGCAAGGAGctgtacaacaacaacaacatccaGGATAAAGTCAaggaaaatgaagaaaaagCTGAGAAGGATGTGGATGCGAAGCACGACCCCCAAATGAGCTTTCTTAGCAAAGTGGTGACCTTCTTTGATCTGGATCTCTTGAGGGACTTTACATTCGTGAATCTGGTGGCAGGACTAACCATCATCAATTTCGGGGAACTAAACTTCTCCATCCTAACACCCTTCATCCTGGCCGACTTTGGCTTCGAAACTCGCCAGATCACACTGGCCATGTCGATACTGGCCGGCCTGGATATAACCATGAGGTTTTTAGTTCCGTTTCTAACCGAAAAGATACCCTGGGATAATCGGGTATTCTTCCTTATCGGTGTGGTGGGCATTGCCATTGGCAGGACTGTGGTGGCCTGCACCAGATCCTACTCTATGATCCTGGCCAGCTTCGTTTGGATCggcctctgcaagggtattcGCACCATTTTCTGGCCTCTGATCATTCCCGGCTATGTGCCGTTGAATCGCCTGCCGGGCGCCTCTGGATTACAACTACTCATCTCAGGAATTTTCACCCTAGTGGGTGGTCCTTTTGTGG GTCTAGTGCGTGATCGTTACGACTATTCGGTAACCCTGCACTGTCTCAATATGATGTCCTTTGTGGCAGCTGCATCCTGGGCCCTGGAGGCCCTGATTCGACGCCATCGTCGCAAGCACCGTTTGGTTGAAAGCTAA
- the out gene encoding uncharacterized protein out: protein MEKSNLAEKNHASVYNQTTKPKKPKRRDKSDLGPDFVAPDGGWGWVVCLAAGLNNFCLFPALQQYGLIYRKRMDSLGFDAKQTTTIVNVVMAVSSLVGIVNGAMFRRFTFRQVALTGTTLAFLGVFMSAFCVTFWQYIICLSTVYGIGLGLAMAATSLAVNTYFKQKRRRATGFSWTITGLGPILFPHVSTFLLGFYGALGSILIYAGIALNAILCALTLQPVLWHVTKPEKVKVPAIEGATEGQEKVEPGELLEANGNLLTPFPDPWSDYECKYCQYQKRGKRSIFSSQYLFNMDDPERPGYEITEPGTPMLARANDGWFGSKISLTSEHATAARYRSRQALMRQVSGRSRDNLDRLEHNNKDDQEQVSPPLYKPNYFNREREDMDRYASKTSVYYRPGQEELMRCTCSEDKALLQKTAEALRLEELDSQATELEEEELKSRMTFIQKVSKFFDLDLLRDFTFVNLAVGMSIMMFGEMNFSVLTPFILHHFGYEDSQISTAMSLLACMDISVRFLAPLALEKVKLDNRILFAFGILCIAVGRVIVAFATSFEALIVVFLLIGFGKGFRTIFSPLIIPSYVPLNRLPAASGLQLIFNTMFSFVMGPILGIITEKFGYGATIHAINGLTALALLLWLTESLVRRILGRPSKGLGQ, encoded by the exons ATGGAAAAGTCCAATCTTGCGGAGAAGAACCATGCCAGCGTGTATAACCAAACCACCAAGCCCAAGAAGCCCAAGCGACGCGACAAGAGCGACTTGGGGCCGGACTTTGTGGCTCCCGACGGAGGCTGGGGCTGGGTGGTGTGCCTGGCCGCGGGACTAAACAAC TTCTGCCTGTTCCCGGCCTTGCAGCAATATGGTTTAATTTATAGAAAACGCATGGACTCTCTGGGCTTTGACGCCAAACAGACCACAACTATTGTGAACGTGGTGATGGCTGTCTCCTCGCTAGTGG GCATCGTTAATGGCGCCATGTTCCGTCGCTTCACCTTCCGGCAGGTGGCCCTGACCGGCACCACCCTGGCCTTCCTGGGCGTCTTCATGTCGGCCTTCTGCGTCACCTTCTGGCAGTACATCATCTGCCTGTCGACCGTCTATGGCATCGGCCTGGGCCTGGCCATGGCGGCCACCTCCCTAGCGGTGAACACCTACTTCAAGCAGAAGCGACGCCGCGCCACCGGCTTCTCGTGGACGATCACCGGCCTGGGCCCCATCCTATTCCCCCACGTGTCTACTTTCCTGCTTGGCTTCTACGGCGCCCTGGGAAGCATCCTGATCTACGCCGGCATCGCCTTGAACGCCATCCTCTGCGCCCTCACCCTGCAGCCGGTGCTGTGGCACGTCACGAAGCCGGAGAAGGTCAAGGTGCCGGCCATCGAGGGCGCAACCGAGGGGCAGGAGAAGGTAGAACCTGGCGAGCTGCTCGAGGCGAACGGAAACCTGCTGACTCCCTTCCCGGATCCGTGGAGCGACTACGAGTGCAAGTACTGCCAGTACCAGAAGCGCGGCAAGCGGAGCATCTTCTCCTCGCAGTACCTTTTCAACATGGACGACCCGGAGCGACCGGGCTACGAGATCACCGAGCCGGGCACTCCCATGCTGGCGCGGGCCAACGATGGCTGGTTTGGCTCCAAGATCTCGCTGACCTCCGAGCACGCGACCGCAGCCCGGTACCGCTCCCGGCAGGCGCTGATGCGACAGGTGTCCGGGAGAAGTCGCGACAACCTGGACCGGCTGGAGCACAACAACAAGGACGACCAGGAGCAGGTGTCGCCGCCGCTCTACAAGCCCAACTACTTCAATCGCGAGCGCGAGGACATGGACCGGTATGCCAGCAAGACCAGTGTCTACTACCGGCCCGGCCAGGAGGAGCTGATGCGGTGCACCTGCTCCGAGGACAAGGCCCTGCTGCAGAAGACCGCCGAGGCGCTGAGGCTCGAGGAGCTGGATAGCCAGGCTACCGAGCTCGAGGAGGAAGAGCTCAAGAGCCGCATGACCTTTATCCAGAAGGTCAGCAAGTTCTTCGACCTCGACCTCCTCAGGGACTTCACGTTCGTCAACCTGGCCGTCGGGATGAGCATCATGATGTTCGGCGAGATGAACTTCTCGGTGCTCACTCCCTTCATCCTGCACCACTTTGGCTACGAGGACAGCCAAATATCCACCGCCATGTCCCTGCTGGCCTGCATGGACATATCCGTCCGATTCCTGGCTCCCCTCGCTCTGGAGAAGGTCAAGCTGGACAACAGGATCCTGTTCGCGTTTGGCATCCTGTGCATCGCCGTGGGTCGTGTCATTGTGGCCTTTGCCACATCCTTTGAGGCCTTGATCGTCGTGTTCCTGCTGATCGGCTTTGGCAAGGGCTTCCGCACCATCTTCTCGCCCCTGATCATCCCCAGCTACGTGCCACTGAACCGTCTGCCGGCCGCCTCCGGACTTCAGCTCATCTTCAACACCATGTTCTCCTTTGTCATGGGTCCTATTTTGG GAATAATAACCGAAAAATTTGGATATGGCGCCACCATCCACGCCATCAACGGCCTCACCGCACTGGCCCTCCTCCTCTGGCTGACCGAGTCCCTGGTGCGTCGCATCCTGGGACGCCCCTCCAAGGGTCTGGGCCAGTGA